TCCCAAGACTGCCTCACCAGGCGCCCTTGTCTCCTACCAGCCGAAGTCCAAAGTGAGTCCAGGGAGGTGTCCTAGCCCATCCCCCATGTGGGCCTGGAACAGGAGATGGCACAGGCACTGGGCACAGGGAGGAGCTGCCCCCACTGAGTAGTCTCCTTGGGTCAGAGCAGCAGGTAACCCCCCATTTATGAGGGTCAGGGCAAGACCCACTCACTCTCTCCAGATGTCTCTTAGCCAGAGGGCCAGGCAGGAGTCTTTGAGGGCTGGGCTCCAGACATCTTGCCTCCCCATGCTGAGCCCATAGAGACTCTCagcagcagagggagggaggagcaatGGCCCTCTTGGGCAGGTGGCCTCAGCACCGCAGGGCTGCATACAGCAAGCCCCTAGCCCTAGAAATCTGTTTCCCTCCTCAGCCAGGGCTGGGCTCCCCTTATGTACACCTCATTCCATGGAGTCTTTGCTACAGCCTCCAGGGTGGGCACAGAGCAGGGACCACCCACCCATCCCCATCTTCAGCTTAGCTGGCCAGGAAGTGAAGAAGCCAGGCCCCAAATCAAGGCCTACTGGCTCCAGAACTCGATGCTCTGCTCACTAATGACTGTACACCCAGCATGGCCCCAGGCAGGGAGGTCACCACAGGATGGAGGCCACATGTTCAAGGAAACCACACAGGGGGCCCTGCGTACCAGACCGGCAAGGCGACGGCACACATATGACAAGGACTGGGCTGAGCCAGCGTTGTGTGCACTTCCCACATCCCTCAAACCCAGGGCCAGGGATCACTGCAAGAGGAGCCAGCCAGGGCCATCTGGTATGTCCCAACCCAGGGCCCTCCCCATTGCCTGATCTGTAAGGCCAGCCCATCCGGGCCTGGGGCTCACTGGGGACCTCTGTCCCAGGCCATCACCTGGGATGGCTGGAACTCTCTGGTCTGACCAGAACCACTTCCTTGGGGAAAGATGAGCTCAGCAGTGGAACAGCAGAGAACTTGGATGTTCATGAAGCCATCTTCCCCTAACAGCCTGAGGTTAGAATGTCCTTCATCCTGAATGGTTGACCAGCTTCCCTAATGTTGGCTTAAGCCCAAGCAGGCAAGGCAGTGGTAAgacagaaagaactttctgactACCAGAGGCCTCACCAGAGTCAGAATGTGGTAATCCCATCACTTGGGAGGCAAATCAGTCACCACAGAGCATCTCAGGGCCTTGATGGCCACCCAGCTGGACACATGAGGATGTCTCTGGCCTTATTTCTCCAGCATGTAGTAGGTTCTCAGTAAACATGTGAGACAGGTTCACACAATCAGTGTGCCTGAGGGCTGTGACAGGCTCCCAAGGGCCACTTGCCCTTGTCCATGAGGTTGGTATCCAAGTGGCTCAAGTTCATGggttcccctccccccacccctcaacCCCCCATCCATATAGGTCACCGATGGGGACATGCAGGTCCAGGGAGCATGGCTCAGTGTCAGGCCATCACTAAAGCAAACTCCAGCCCACAGGGACCTGGCACAGGGTAGGAACAGGGGCCCTGGGGGTCAAAGGGGAGTCATGCCCTCTGGAGGACCTTAACATCCTTTGTCGAGGACCCTCTGAATGTCTTTTCTTGGCTTGGCCCAGCAAGCATTGGAAGCCTCACTGGGGAATGGTCATGGGAGGGTCACGGGCACCTTCAATTTCTAGCAGAGAACCTGGAAGTGAGTTTCCCCGCCTTGCTGAGTTCATTTTCAGGGGGCAAGACCCAGTTCCATGCTGATGGTGCTGACAGTCCTTAGGGCTAGCCCCTTAGGGGCTCCTGGCCCACTGTCCCGGTGCCCCTCCCTAGCCACCACCAGGCACCTGAACACCAGCTTCCCAGCAAAGCCCCCACCCACAATAAAGAACACTCCGAGGTCTGCCCACCGTAGGCCACACGGGTTTGGAGGACAGGGACCAGATCAGGTTCTAGCCACACTAATATTTTCCTCCACCAGAGCCTCAGTGTCAAAGGAGCTGCTGGAGGGTCTGTTCAAGAAGAGTGTAGCGACAGAAGCCGAGACTGTCCCCACCCCTCTCCATCCTGCTCCCTGCCCATCACTCCAGGCCTCCATGTCAGCTCTACCCCCGCTTCCCACCCTCTCTCCCCCACTCTACCTGCCTGTGCAGATGGCCTGTCCCTGCAGATATCTACACCATCTCAGCCCGTGAGCGCTCCCCTGCCCACCCTTCACACTTTCAGAACTGCACACCCTGCTCAAACACCCTCTGTGGCTCCCCAGGATGGAAGAAACAGTTGCAGCTCCTCAATGGGTCTCTTAAAAACCTCCCACTCCCACCTCACCTCTTCCTGCCCATATCTGCAGCTGGACCTGCTGGGCCAGCCAGCACCCTGACCTGCTCTATTTCAGCTTCTGGCCTCCATAGCTTTGCTCAAGCTGTTCCTGCCCTCCAGAATGCCCTCCCCATGCCTCAGGACCCAGTGGCTCCTCCTGTGCCCCACCTCAGCCCTCAGAGCTACGCACACAAACTCTGCAACTGCACTGCATGGAGCTCTGACCCAGGAGAACTTGTCCTTAGCTCCAGGCCTGCAAAGGAAAGCAAGAGGGAGCATTTCACATGGGAGAAGCCACTTGAGTGGCTGGGGGAGAGGCACGGAGCTGGGAAAGAGCAGATGTGAGAGTAGTCCTTGAGTCAGAAGGCACTAGAGATGGTGAGGGAGCAGATAAGGTGGCTGGGGGCAGAGGACTGGGTCTCTCCCTGAACGCCCCGTCCTTTAGCCACACCTGAAGACGCATACCCAGCAGCtgggggagaaagggaaggacgGCGCCTGGATGCCCCTGGACAGGAGGGTGCTTGGCTCAGGCCACCCCCAGCCCTGGTAGGAGTGTGTTGTCAGTAGGACCCTGTAGCCATCTGCAGCCTGGGAGGCCCTAGCAGGGCTTGCCCAGACTCTGCTTGCATGCCTGCAGTGATGCAGCCCTCACTCACTTACCAGGCAGCTCACAAGGTGGGGTGCAGCTCTGAACAAGCAAAACCTCCTCTGAATGGAACTGAAATCTGCCCCGGGGCTCCCCATTGAGCTCCCCACTGACCCCATGGTCCCTGCGGGATAGCCCCTGCCAGACCCTGTGTCTCCTCCTCCAGACCTGGCAGCCTCAGGACACTCAGCTCTTCCCCAGGAATCACCTCCTTGGGGTACAACTCTCAGATgaccttgatatggtttgactgtatccacacccaaatctcatcttgaattgtcattcccataatccccatgcattgtgggagggaccaggtgggaaaTAATTGCATCACAGAAGTGGTTTCCCCATATTGTtctgtggtagtgaataagtctcacaagatctgatggttttataaggggtttcccttttgcttggctcttattctctcttgtctgccgccaagtaagatgtgcctttccccttcccccatgattgtgaggcctccccagccacgtggaactgtgagtccattaaacatcttttttttttttttttttttttgagacggagtctcgctctgtcgcccaggctggagtgcagtggccagatctcagctcactgcaagctccacctcctgggtttacgccattctcctgcctcagcctcccaagtagctgggactacaggcgcccgccaccttgcccggctagttttttgtattttttagtagagacggggtttcaccatgttagccaggatggtctcgatctcctgacctcatgatccgcccatctcggcctcccaaagtcctgggattacaggcttgagccactgcgcccggcctaaacatcttttaaattacccagtgttgggtatgtctttatcagcagtgtgaaaacagactaatacagacctGGAACCCCCTCACCCTTCCCTCATCCCCAAACAGGCCACCACCCCCTGACATAAATTCTGCCTGGGAGATATGAAAACCTGAGATTTGGGCTTTACTCAAAACATCACCCTATCAGAGCTACAATGCAGCAAGTTCAGCTCACCTGAGTGGGATCTCGGAACAAACCCCCAGGAGCAAGTCAGCTGAATGCATGGCCTGGGCACCCTCCCTGCCCACGCCTGACAGCTTTTGTCTCTATGGTCTGTGATCCCCAAGGACACTCAACTCCCAAGATCCCCCTAGTTCCCACTCCTGCCACTGGGGGCAGAATGTGAATTCCATGACCAAATAGCCCTCTCTTCACAGTTGTGTGGCTAAAGAGTCTCTCCACCTGTGACCCTCCATCTCCTCATCCTTTAGGGTGTGGAAGAATGAGATCACCCCCAGATCCCTACTCATCCCACTTCCATCCTGCCTACCCTTTccctaccacacacacaaacatattctGGCCTGGGGAGAAGTTACTGTTTTATTAACTGCAAGGCCCCTGTCATCcaacacagggcaccaagtccacGTGAAGGGGGGCCACACCCACTGTCAGTTGTCTTTTCAGATTAGAGACCCTGAGAGCTCAAACTGATAACTGTCTTGGAAATGGGCAATAAGGCCCAACTTTAATAGGAAACTGCTGCCCAGGTTTTTTCATACATCCACTGTCAGCAGAAGAGGCCCTGCCAGGCCACAGGGCAGAGCACTGAGCCATGCTGTCCCACAAAGGCTCTAGGTGGCCTGTCCAGGGGATTTGTTGCTCTGGAGACCCTGCTGGTGTACACTGAGCCCTGATCCCCACCCCAGGGTGAACTCAGACTCCTGCTGCAGGCTGGGCTTGTATCCCTCTGGGCAGCTCTATGACACTTGCTGGGGCTCTTGTGGTTGGAGGAGCATGGGGCTTAAGAGCCCAAGCCAGGTTAGGACTGGAGGCCCTGGTCCCAGTCACTCTGCGCGAGAGAcccacagcccctgccctggcAACCTTTCCCTCCAAGGCCCAGGGCCCAGATGACCTTGCAGGCTCCAGccctccctctgccctccagcctggcctgaTCTCCGTTGTTTGCTGACCACGTGGCCATGCACAGGTGGATGTCCTGGAGCACGTCATGAGTGCCCACCAACAGTGACACCAAGGACTTCATCAAGGCCACCCTGCAAGGGGCACAGGGAGTACACACCAGTCCTCCTGCCCACCCTGTGGAGCGTTGGGCCCTGCCCTCTGCCACCCTCAGAAGCAGCCAGGCCCTCGGGATCAGCCGACCCCAGCCGGGGCTGACCTCCATGCTACCTCTTGTTCCCAGTGCTTTGTCACAGCCTGTAGGTTGAGCAGGCTTGACAGACTGGCTTGCTCACTCCCATATTGTGCagggagggaaactgaggtcaAGGTAGGCAGAATCCTGCCAAGGTCACAGGACATAGTGGCTGCAGATTTGAGGCTGGATCCCAGGCCCGTGCCCCCAGCTCAGAAGGGTCAGGGTCCTCCATGGGCCTATTTCCTGGAATAATATAGAAGCCCTAGTCGGAAAGAGACATGGAGCCATCCTAACCTTTGACCTCTGACCTGCCCCACCTAGGATGAAAGGCTCTGGAGGCCTGGGTTCGGCCAAGAATCAGATGAAACCTGGGAGACACCTGGGTGTGATGATTGCAGGGCTGGGCTGGTGTAGCCTGCTGAGGGGCATGGGAGGGTGTTTCTCCACCAGGACTCTGTGGTTAGGCACAAATGAACCAGGAGCACCAGGGTCTCCTCTTTTGGGTAGCTCTGCTCTTCCTTGCCCTCAGAAGTCCACTTCCTTGGTACCCAGCAACTCAAGCTCCTCGTGGCAGGGAACAGTGCTCCACTGGCAAAGCCAAGGATGCACTGCAAGGCTGGCTAAGGCTCAGCTGCGCGTCAGATTCTGGCCGCACCCACCTGGCATTGCTCTGCATGCCCCACTCCCCTCCGGTGTTCCTGGTGTACTTCAAGTCCATCCTGATGACACATTTCACCTGGAGCTGCTCCGGTACAACTTGGAGCCACCCAGCACCTGTTCAGGGACACTAGTGGGGCTTTTCTAGCAGCTTCTCCTCAAACCAGGTCATTCTGTGTCCCCAGGTCAAGTCTGTGTCCTTCCCCCAGGATGCACTCCTGTACCCGCAAGGCTTCCTCCAGCCCTTGGCCAGCCTGATCAAGGAGGGCCAGATCTGTGACGGGGCTGCTTCCCACACTGCCTGAGTCACTCCATGCCTGGAGGGCTGAGAGGCAGTACCCAGAGAAAGCACAGCACTGGGGACAGGGGTGACCCGGCCAAAAAGGGTGGTGTCCACTGCTGGCTTCCTCTAGCCTCAGGCTGTCTTAAAAGGTGGCTCCATGcagggccccagcccctccctgccctggaTGCTGtcctcaagcccaggaggtcccAGGCTGTGCCCCAGCGACACTGGGCCTGCAGGTCCGTCATCCTGGCTTGTTCCCATTCCCACCCAAGGAGGTCTGGCTCTGGCTGGAAACTAAACATATTGCTTTGACACCAATGTCAGAAGCCCAAAGAATTAAGAGTAAAATACCAAGATGGTTTGGTATTTCAAAGGAAAGTAAAGGAAGTTCTAGGAAATGTTATGTCAAAATCTAAGTAAAATTTTACTGGGTTTGAAGGCATTGGGCACGTTCCTGTGAGACCCCCAGGGTGAGGCCTGTGCTTCCAGGGAAGGCAGATGGGGCCCACAGAGCCTGGCCATGGGTGGCTCAGGAAGGTGCTTAAAGAGGGTGGCCAAATTTTCTTAAGATTCAAAAGGAAAACCAGTTACTCCCAGTAAGGACATTTTTCAGCTTGCAGGTGAAGTCCCAGGGTGCAGAAGGGCTGAGAGGAGAGGTTGAGACTGGTGGCTGAGGGGCTGGTCCCAGGGGCCCGAGTATGGGCAGAGTCACTCCTGGTGATGAGATAGTGACAGGGATTGCTGAGAACGGTGGGGGGCTCCTCGCTCCTCCGGCTTTGGCCTGGCCCCAGGTCGGTGCAGATGGGCGGGGGTTACCTGAGCCTGAGTCTTTCAGAGAAGCCTTAGATGGAGGTGCAGAGGCAGGCCTCTGTGCAGGCGGGCCCTGGGGACTGCAAGGAGCCCCCTGCATGCTCCTGGGCCGAGATAGGGGCTTCTCTTGTGGGCTCCCAGGAGAAACAGCAGGTGCATCTGCCTTCTGCAGGGGGTAGGTGATTTCTCCGCTTATCTCGTTCACCCAGAAAAACATGTCTAGAGGTTTCTGCCCCTGTCCAAACTGACTTCTAGACATACCTAAAAGGGAGAAAAGTGAGACAACACAGGTgggccttccagcctccagatgCCGGGTGGAGGGTCGGGGGAACTGCCAAGGCCTGGGTTTCCCTCAGCCTGAACCTCTTACTAGGGgactcactctctctcctggagCGCCAAGCCTTCCTGGGACAGGGACAGGCCTAACTCGAGGCTCCAGATGAATTCTAGGgtcattttcttcttaaatggtcttttcaaaatgttttaatcttAACCAAGTATATACTAAGTATACTTTACATCCTGACCTAGTTCAgagatgtgtgtgtatactaATAATTTCATGGAATGTAAATAGTTATGTACAATAGTGTCtgatattttcaattcttttttatgtaattaaatCTACTATATTCCTTAAGAAAATGTGATTGCCATGCAAATTCGTTTTGTAAGGAAAGCAGCAATGATGAACCGTAGCTTGAAAAACACAGTCTTCAATTAAGAGAAGGATGGAGAATCTGAtacaaaagaccaaaaaaaaaaaaaaaaaaaatcactcttgcAAAGTTTACACAAACATGACCATGTGTGGTTAGCAGAATGGTCCCCCAAAGATGGCCCTGCCCTAATCCTTGGAACCCATAACTGTGTTtcattatatggcaaaagggactttgcagatgtaattacaATTATGGACCTTAAACTAGGAAtatcatcctggattatccacGTGGCCCAGTctaatcacttgagccctaaAAGGCAGAGAGCTTTCTCTGACTGGCATCACAGAGATGCAGCAGCAGGAGAAGTGAGAGAGATTCTAAGCATGAGAAGGACTCAACCCACTATTGTTGGCTTAACGATGGAAAGTGCTTAACGGAAACTCTGTCAACaaaatgagcttggaagtggatgtTCCCCAGAGCTCCCAATAAAAGCTGGAGGTAGACAAAACCTTGATGTTAATCTTGTGAGACCCTAAGCAGAGCCACGCTTGCTGACTTAGGGACTTCAGTGGTATGAGACAATAAATGGGTGTTGTGGCTGGTtcggtggttcatacctataatcccaacactgggaggtaggaggatcgcttgagcccaggagttccagatcagcttgggcaacatagggaaactcatctctactactactactaataataataatataaataaattagataggtgtggtggcatccacctgtggtcctagctactcaggaggctgaggtaggagaatcccttgagcctggggtggtcaaggctgcagtaaactgagattgcaccactacactccatccaaCCTGGATGTCAgaaggagacctcatctctaaataaataaataaataaataaataaataaataaataaatgggtgttGTATTGAGCAGCTACACCTGTGGTCATTTGTAAGAATAAGTCatttcctggccgggcacggtggctcatgcctgtaatcccaccactttgggaggccgagatgggcggatcatgaggtcaggagattgagaccatcctgggtgaaaccccatctctatactaaaaaatacaaaaaaaaaactatccgggcgtggtggcgggcgcctgtagtcccagccacttgggaggctgaggcaggagaatggcatgaacccaggaggcggagcttgcagtgagccgagatcacgccactgcactccagcctgggcgacacagcgaggctccatctcaaaaaaaaaaaaaaaaagaagaagtcattcattttctgttcttacaAATGGCCACAAAAGGAAACTTCTATGCCATGTGAACACGTTCTCAGGATCAGTACAGGAGGCAGCCTGCAAGTCTGGGCAACTCTTCCTACTTTCTTTCCATCAAATTCCTTCACCTTCTTTAGAACGGACACAATGACTGTCAATCCTGAGAAACTTCAAGGTGCGCTACCTAGAATATCAACCAGCTCAACCAAAAGCTGATCCTGACACCTGCTTCCTACAGGAAGTTCTGATTTGCTCTGGCGGAGAGGATCTCCCCAGCATCCCCTGGTGGTTGGAAACAGGGGGCTCAGGTGCTCAACAGTTAGAGGCTGGCCAGGAGCTAGGGAACTGGATAGGTATGAAGGGTTTGAAGCTTACCTGTCGGAAGGTTCTGGGGTGGAGGAGCCTGTGGAGGGAGCTTCAGAGAGCAGGAGGAACATTAGAAGGCTGGGCCCCCTGCAATCTAATCTTTATTGTGTAATGCGTTTTCCGCCCTATCCCAGCCTAGCTTCTGCCTGGCGATCTCAGACCCCTGCAGGGAAGCTCCCCACTCACCCCTGCGCCATCCTCGCTGTCACAGTGCCTGATGCCCCCCACGTGGAAGTGTGTCTGCCAGTTGCCTTTCCCTGCCTGATTTCCAGCAGTCCCATCACATGGCTCCAAAAACAGCATTGGGGTTTTTTTCTAGAACCCAAATTTACAAACAAGGGGCAACGTCCTCTGACAGGGTTGGTTTGTGTTCAGTATAGTGGAAGCCAGGGCCACCTGGATTAGGAACATCTTGTGATCTGCTCCCTACTCCCCTGGGTCTGGCTTGCTGGGCCTCACACCCTCTCCACACCCTGCTCTCCCTGAGAATTAGATGCAGCCCCCATGTCACCAGCTGCTTACTGGGACCGCCCAGCCCAGGCCCACCTTGAATCCTCACCAGGTTCCCCACTCTGTGGACGCAGTGGCTGCTGTGTGTCCCATGGAGCCAGCCCATGGTGCTGGCAGAAGATGGAATGGTCGTCCTTCTGGGCTGGCCCCAGGTCACCCAAGCAggcttttctcctctcctcaccTGCCTGGTGGTGCCCACCCGATGTGGGGCGGTCCATAGGGCTGCTGGAGCTGAGTGAGGAATGAATCCCTTCCCAGCCCCCAGGGGCTCGCCCAGCAGCCTTTCCCCGTTGGTGCTAGTAGCCTTGGGTCTTCCCAGAGACGGCTGCAGGCCTGTCCTTAGCATGAGGCCATTGCTAAGGTGAAGGAGAAGCCTctgtcccctcttccctccctgacTCAGCTCGCCTACTCTGGCACTGTACTTGGTGAGGCCAGGTGTgctttcccccttcctccctgggGCCTCTCCCCTTCGGTCCAcacaggggcagtttccccagGAAACTCTAACTCATTCCATTACCTTCCCCCAGTTGATCTTGGAAACCCCCTTGCTGTGAATACTGGCAAGCTTAGGAGCTTATTCCTCCCACCACGTCATCCAGCTCTTGATCAGTGTGCTCTGAGGACTTTTGTCTTCCAAGCTTTTGACAATCCTGGATGCTGGTTAGTCTTTGGTTGGCTCCAAGACGCAGTGTCACACAAGTACCATCCTGTGGACACGCTGAAGTTCCCATGGAGTCTTTTCTATCGAAAACTCGGCCTCTTTCAGGCCAAACACTGGCTCCCTTTTTGTGCATAGCTTTCTAACTGGCATAATTTCCCCAAAGATAATTGAGAATTATAGTGATCACTTTGGGGAAAACTCTGAtatagacaaaacaaaaacaaagcaaaattctgAATATTCAAAGGTCTGCTGTCTTTAATTGGTATGAAGAGGCTCCTAAACACAATCTGGACTCAAAAAGTGCCTCTCTAAAATATTCTTTAGCTATAACTAATATGAGCATCTTTTCCTTCATGagaatcttttctttcctttttttttttttttttttttttttttgagatggaaactcactctgtcgcccaggctggagtgcaatggcaccatctcagctcactgcaaactcccagattcaagtgattctcccacctcagcctcctgagtagctgggattacaggcatgtaccaccacgcctggctaatttttgtatttttagtagagacggagtttcatgatgttggccaggctggtctcgaactcctgacctcaagtgatccacccacctcagcttcccaaagtgctaggattacaggcatgagccaccgcgcctgaccaagCATCTTTAAATGTCGACATTTCCAATGCCCTTTCCACGTTTTGTGAAAGGCTTCAGGTCCAAAACTGTCCCTATGTTGGGTAAACAAAAAAGTTGGCTGGCAAATCACTCTATTGTATAAACATCAATATTtggctaaactttttttttcttttttttttttttgagatggaatctcgctctggttgcccaggctgaagtgcagtggcgtgatgtcggctcactgcaagctctgcctcccaaattcatgccattctcctgcctcagccttcccagtagctgggactataggcgcccgccaccacttccagcaattttttttttttttttttttttttttttgtatttttagtagagacgaggctttaccatgttagccaggatggtgtcgatctcctgacctcgtgatccaacggcctcagcctcccaaagtgctgggattccaggcgtgagccgccgtgcccggccttgGCTAAACATTTTAAGGAGACTCTGGGTACCAAGAATAAAAGAACCCTCACGAGgaacatctttgtcttgtttgcCTAAATGACAGATCATTTTGTTTCACAGGGAGGCatcacttccttcctttccataTGTTGGAGATTAATacattctgacttttaaaaaaattctatggtTTGATAGCATTGTCAAGAACTGAAATTATGTCAAAACCAGATATAGGACACTCTCGTGTGTGTATTGTATATGTGTCTAAACTTTCATCCCTCTTCTTACAGAGAAAAATGATCAGTTATTTGTCTAAAGCCAgctccttctcatttttttctatcccacttcctctccttttccctcgTTTGAAAACATGAAAGACTTAACAAAAATTACATTCAGCTGTTATGCATATATTCTAGGAATTTTTAGTTCAGGTAAAGTCTAAATTGcctaaagaaaaaagttattgaaCTATTTTTTTATGGAcactaaaaaatgtatttccctgATAACCTTTTAAACTAGCTATGACATAAGAAAAGACGTCAacttcaaaataaaggaaaacgtTACCATGATTCACTCTTTAATTAttagtttatcttttttaaaaaaatgttagtaCAATATTTTGGTTTATTCCGGACCAAAATTAGATTTCTCATAATTCAAACTTCCTAAATTTCCTACATtaattttatgtacttatttattttttgagatggagccttactctgtccccaggctggagtgcagtggcacaatctcggctcaccgcaacctcctcctctcaggttcaagtgattctcctgtctcagcctcccgagtagctgggattacaggcatgcgccaccacgcccggctaatttttgtattttcagtagagataggtttttgccatgttggccaggctagtctcaaactctcgacctcaggtgatccacccgccttggcctcccaaagtgctgggattacaggcaggagccacagcaccggcctacatttattttataaatgaaatgttttcatca
The sequence above is drawn from the Rhinopithecus roxellana isolate Shanxi Qingling chromosome 1, ASM756505v1, whole genome shotgun sequence genome and encodes:
- the C1H3orf86 gene encoding LOW QUALITY PROTEIN: uncharacterized protein C3orf86 homolog (The sequence of the model RefSeq protein was modified relative to this genomic sequence to represent the inferred CDS: deleted 1 base in 1 codon), translated to MSRSQFGQGQKPLDMFFWVNEISGEITYPLQKADAPAVSPGSPQEKPLSRPRSMQGAPCSPQGPPAQRPASAPPSKASLKDSGSGNPRPSAPTWARPKPEERGAPHRSQQSLSLSHHQE